From Micromonospora nigra, one genomic window encodes:
- a CDS encoding RHS repeat-associated core domain-containing protein — MTIASLVASLLVGTPAPAAPRPAEPARPPVEKLDSHGGPVSGRAWTQKRVKDAPAPRPVWPEAGAARVRVGATGAAGRGARAGDLPVWVARAGGAAGARLASVDVQVLDRRTLPAAWRDGLVMKVTAPTRAAPGTARVSVDYSSFRHAVGGSWASRLRLWQVPACALATPEKPGCRSVPLPTRNDLGAGVATADVGAAPPPSTSTGRAELAGEAPAPSTGTFLALAAGGSGADGDFTATSLSPSSTWSAGSSSGDFSWNYPVRTPPATGPEPSVDFAYSSASVDGRSEVTNNQPSWLGEGFDYSPGFVERRYVPCAEDKKNGANNTADTGDQCWRSHNATMSLNGRSTELVFETGKGWHPGSEDGSKIERLTGASGNGDNDGEHWKVTTSDGTQYFFGLHSLPGHTAKTNSTLAVPVFGNHSGEPCHQSAYSNSSCAQAWRWNLDYVVDVRGNTMSLWYGKETNKYARNDTDSDDVSYDRAGYLNRIDYGTYDRAFATHGVTERNVTPYAQVVFETDMRCFANCGTEAAPVEDSWKDTPWDQECKASATSCPQQYSPTFWTTKRLKKITTKVWDTTKATPAWQDVESWTLSHTFAATADSTHTGLWLDRIDHAGHVGGTVSLPPVTFEAVSMPNRVLTEHGTTDNWLRISSIVTESGSRIKVDYALPECTAAMVQTLDPHTNTRRCYPVRVPDPTDLTGQRLITEWWHKHRVEHVAEDDVELTDGHQAPSRHTWYQYVGNPAWHYADDDGLSKPDRKTWSQWRGYAQVNTRVGDDPATQTLTVTKYLRGMHGDKASPTGGTRNVTVPASLGSETVYDEDQFAGQVREQIVYNGVDTKPVSKTVNVPWRSNPTASRTVNGDTVEARFVDTQTTYKATALGVDGSRGWRTSRGTKSLDHTYGTVNWSQDDGDVDVTGDEKCITYSYNRNTGKNLTRTVKRTTTTALACGTNPSTVDDVISDARSYYDGASSVDTAPTFGSVTKTEQLKDWASGTGTVWQTTSQGSYDFTGRPVSSTDIKGNVSTTAFTPAVGGPVTKVTTTGPAPFNWTSSADTNPYWGSTVKATDPNNRVIADVEYDALGRVSKVWELGWPKAANPTTPSAQYTYTFAAARNAYPFVRAQTLNADGNYLTSYEILDGLLRPRQTQTPAADGTGARVVTDTLHDSLGRASISYGAHAEPGTPSGTLWWEPEWSLPAVSKTIFDRASRPTNTILLAGDGVTNLVEKWRTVTAHEGDLTKVTPPQGGTPTTTVTDAEGRVVKLRQHTTAAGVGGAYQETQYVFDRKGQQVKTIDPAGNQWVNEYDAKGRLWRSTDPDKGVTVSTFNDADELVTTTDARGEVLWHGYDVLGRKKELRDDSATGALRTEWKYDTLYTGQGGFRGQLTQAIRYEPAGSTNAYRWQVRNFDDRYQPKGVNYVIPTSESGLNGTYVYTYGYSAATGAPTSISYPAAGGLVTEEVTTDYDATTGMPVALNTSLTGSAGTMATASYTAYGERSGSMYKLPGGVYAKDVVERYEATRRVKRTTVHRENVAGTVSDRNYYYDDSGNFTSIEEKPEVGQADTQCFRSDPLGQLRSAWTPKAGVTCQTDPTVANLGGPAPYWLEWTFNSTASRTIETSHAAGGDTTRTYAVPVGGQDVVRPHAVTAMTTEAPGQSAVVTNYTYDATGNTTCRPAGTAANNCGTGANSQTLGWDAEGKLATVSAGGQTVETNIYDADGTRIIRRDSSGTTLYLPGQEIRREGTVNTGTRYYSFAGNVCASRKGGSASTDLTWLYHDHQGTQQTAINAGTQAVSIRRQTPYGAPRGANPTWANNKGFVGGDIDPTGLTNVGARQYDPILGRFISVDPVLMADDPDQYNAYQYGGNNPVDNADPTGLYHTENSEDTGDRAYVTTTSTGERSTKIVKKYVPPACGSSCQAQREAFRQASNERAEAARKQRECQASFWCRSGKRAKSTAAAGWNWAKENADVVGVVAGVAVGLTCTVITGGSGALLCGALGGAVSGLVAGGLKCAGGDESRCSAGSLALDTGAGALLGIVGGAAGTALGGAFGGLVGGGLRGVAPGAGSALTTLGRGTVAAARQGSPALISRAIGGSTNNNLGTFFRGSVQQWSADAAKAGGGVKGHAAIALGTGRMVLQGAVSPSGLSAGVVGAVAPTTRDDVVQLVNDGYSFNPMTAVPQIAGGLLGGGF; from the coding sequence ATGACGATCGCCTCACTGGTGGCATCCCTGCTGGTCGGTACGCCAGCGCCAGCCGCCCCCCGGCCCGCGGAGCCGGCGCGACCGCCGGTGGAGAAGTTGGATTCACACGGTGGTCCGGTGTCCGGGCGGGCGTGGACGCAGAAGCGGGTGAAGGACGCACCGGCACCCAGGCCGGTGTGGCCGGAGGCCGGGGCCGCGCGGGTCCGGGTCGGCGCGACAGGAGCCGCCGGGCGAGGTGCCAGGGCAGGAGACCTGCCGGTCTGGGTCGCCCGCGCCGGTGGGGCAGCCGGTGCCCGGTTGGCCAGCGTGGACGTGCAGGTGCTCGACCGGAGGACGCTTCCGGCCGCCTGGCGTGACGGCCTCGTGATGAAGGTGACGGCACCGACCAGGGCGGCGCCCGGCACGGCCAGGGTGTCGGTTGACTACAGCTCCTTCCGGCACGCCGTGGGTGGGTCGTGGGCGTCGCGCCTGCGGTTGTGGCAGGTCCCGGCGTGTGCGCTGGCGACGCCAGAGAAGCCCGGTTGCCGGTCGGTGCCGTTGCCCACGAGGAACGATCTCGGTGCGGGGGTGGCGACCGCGGATGTGGGCGCCGCCCCACCTCCGTCGACTTCCACGGGACGCGCGGAACTGGCGGGTGAAGCGCCGGCACCGTCGACGGGCACCTTCCTGGCGCTCGCCGCGGGTGGCTCCGGTGCGGATGGCGATTTCACCGCCACCTCCCTGTCGCCGTCCTCGACTTGGTCGGCGGGCAGTTCCTCCGGTGACTTCTCGTGGAACTACCCGGTGCGGACGCCACCGGCCACCGGTCCCGAGCCCTCGGTCGACTTCGCGTACTCCTCGGCCTCGGTGGACGGCCGGTCGGAGGTGACGAACAACCAGCCGTCGTGGCTCGGCGAGGGCTTCGACTACTCGCCGGGATTCGTCGAGCGCCGGTACGTGCCGTGCGCCGAGGACAAGAAGAACGGGGCCAACAACACCGCCGACACCGGCGACCAGTGCTGGCGGTCGCACAACGCGACCATGAGTCTGAACGGGCGGAGCACCGAGCTGGTGTTCGAGACCGGTAAGGGCTGGCATCCGGGGTCGGAGGACGGCTCGAAGATCGAGAGACTGACCGGCGCGTCGGGGAACGGCGACAACGACGGTGAGCACTGGAAGGTGACCACCTCCGACGGCACGCAGTACTTCTTCGGCCTGCACTCGCTGCCCGGACACACCGCGAAGACGAACTCCACCCTGGCGGTGCCGGTCTTCGGTAACCACAGCGGTGAGCCCTGCCACCAGAGTGCGTACAGCAACTCTAGCTGCGCCCAGGCGTGGCGGTGGAACCTCGACTACGTCGTGGACGTGCGCGGCAACACGATGTCGCTGTGGTACGGCAAGGAAACCAACAAGTACGCCCGCAACGACACTGACTCCGACGACGTGTCCTACGACCGCGCGGGGTATCTGAACCGAATCGACTACGGCACGTACGACCGGGCGTTCGCCACGCACGGGGTGACCGAACGAAACGTCACCCCGTACGCCCAGGTCGTCTTCGAGACTGACATGCGGTGCTTCGCGAACTGCGGCACGGAAGCGGCCCCGGTTGAGGATTCGTGGAAGGACACTCCGTGGGATCAGGAGTGCAAGGCGTCGGCGACCTCGTGTCCGCAGCAGTACTCGCCCACGTTCTGGACGACGAAGCGGCTGAAGAAGATCACCACGAAGGTCTGGGACACCACCAAGGCCACGCCGGCCTGGCAGGACGTGGAGTCGTGGACGCTGAGCCACACCTTCGCGGCCACCGCTGACTCCACCCACACCGGGCTGTGGCTGGACCGGATCGACCACGCCGGCCACGTCGGCGGGACCGTCAGCCTGCCGCCGGTGACGTTCGAGGCGGTGTCGATGCCGAACCGGGTGTTGACCGAGCACGGCACGACCGACAACTGGCTGCGGATCTCCAGCATCGTCACCGAGAGCGGGTCTCGGATCAAGGTCGACTACGCCTTGCCCGAGTGCACCGCCGCCATGGTGCAGACGCTGGATCCGCACACGAACACCAGACGGTGCTACCCGGTACGGGTTCCCGACCCGACCGACCTGACCGGGCAGCGCCTGATCACCGAGTGGTGGCACAAGCACCGGGTCGAGCATGTGGCCGAGGACGACGTAGAGCTCACCGACGGGCACCAGGCGCCGTCGAGGCACACCTGGTACCAGTACGTCGGCAACCCGGCCTGGCACTACGCCGACGACGACGGCCTGTCCAAGCCGGACCGCAAGACGTGGTCGCAGTGGCGGGGCTACGCCCAGGTCAACACCCGTGTCGGGGACGACCCCGCGACCCAGACCCTGACCGTCACCAAATATCTGCGCGGCATGCACGGGGACAAGGCCAGCCCCACCGGCGGCACCCGCAACGTGACCGTGCCCGCGTCGCTGGGCTCGGAGACGGTCTACGACGAGGACCAGTTCGCCGGTCAGGTGCGCGAGCAGATCGTCTACAACGGCGTCGACACCAAGCCGGTGTCGAAGACGGTGAACGTGCCGTGGCGGTCCAACCCGACCGCCAGCCGGACGGTCAACGGCGACACCGTCGAGGCCCGGTTCGTCGACACCCAGACCACCTACAAGGCGACGGCCCTCGGCGTCGACGGCAGCCGCGGCTGGCGCACCTCGCGGGGCACCAAGAGCCTCGACCACACCTACGGCACGGTGAACTGGTCGCAGGACGACGGCGACGTCGACGTCACCGGTGACGAGAAGTGCATCACCTACAGCTACAACCGCAACACCGGCAAGAACCTGACCCGTACGGTGAAGAGAACCACCACCACGGCGTTGGCCTGCGGCACGAACCCGTCCACCGTCGATGACGTCATCTCCGACGCCCGGAGCTACTACGACGGGGCCAGCAGCGTCGACACCGCGCCGACATTCGGGTCGGTGACGAAGACCGAGCAGCTCAAGGACTGGGCGTCCGGCACCGGCACGGTGTGGCAAACCACGTCCCAGGGCAGCTACGACTTCACCGGCCGGCCGGTCAGCTCGACCGACATCAAGGGCAACGTCTCCACCACCGCCTTCACCCCCGCGGTCGGCGGCCCGGTCACCAAGGTGACCACCACCGGTCCGGCGCCGTTCAACTGGACCTCGTCGGCGGACACCAACCCTTACTGGGGATCAACCGTCAAGGCGACCGACCCCAACAACAGGGTGATCGCGGACGTGGAGTACGACGCGCTCGGGCGGGTCAGCAAGGTGTGGGAACTCGGCTGGCCCAAGGCGGCGAACCCCACCACGCCGTCGGCCCAGTACACGTACACCTTCGCTGCCGCCCGTAACGCCTACCCCTTCGTCAGGGCGCAGACCCTGAACGCGGACGGCAACTACCTGACCTCGTACGAGATCCTCGACGGGCTGCTGCGCCCCCGGCAGACCCAGACCCCGGCGGCGGACGGGACGGGCGCCCGGGTGGTCACCGACACCCTCCACGACAGCCTCGGTCGCGCCTCGATCTCCTACGGGGCGCACGCCGAGCCCGGCACGCCCTCCGGCACGCTGTGGTGGGAACCGGAATGGTCGCTGCCGGCCGTGTCCAAGACCATCTTCGACCGGGCGTCACGGCCCACGAACACGATCCTCCTGGCCGGTGACGGTGTCACCAACCTGGTCGAGAAGTGGCGCACCGTCACCGCGCACGAGGGGGATCTGACCAAGGTCACTCCGCCGCAGGGCGGCACCCCGACCACGACGGTGACCGATGCCGAGGGGCGCGTCGTCAAGCTGCGCCAGCACACCACCGCGGCCGGTGTCGGCGGTGCGTACCAGGAGACCCAGTACGTCTTCGACCGTAAGGGCCAGCAGGTCAAGACGATCGACCCCGCCGGCAACCAGTGGGTCAACGAGTACGACGCCAAGGGCCGGTTGTGGCGTTCCACCGACCCGGACAAGGGCGTGACGGTCAGCACCTTCAACGACGCCGACGAGTTGGTCACCACCACCGACGCGCGGGGCGAGGTGCTCTGGCACGGCTACGACGTGCTCGGCCGGAAGAAGGAGCTGCGCGACGACTCGGCCACCGGTGCGCTCCGCACGGAATGGAAGTACGACACCCTCTACACCGGTCAGGGCGGGTTCAGGGGTCAACTGACCCAGGCGATCCGCTACGAGCCGGCCGGCAGCACCAACGCGTACCGGTGGCAGGTGCGCAACTTCGACGACCGCTACCAGCCCAAGGGCGTCAACTACGTCATCCCCACCAGCGAGAGCGGCCTGAACGGCACCTACGTCTACACCTACGGCTACTCGGCCGCGACCGGTGCCCCCACGTCGATCTCCTATCCCGCGGCAGGTGGTCTGGTGACCGAGGAGGTCACCACCGACTACGACGCCACCACCGGCATGCCCGTGGCTCTGAACACCAGTCTCACCGGCTCGGCCGGCACGATGGCCACCGCCAGTTACACGGCCTACGGCGAGCGAAGTGGTTCGATGTACAAGTTGCCCGGCGGGGTCTACGCAAAGGACGTCGTCGAGCGCTACGAGGCGACCCGTCGCGTCAAACGCACCACGGTGCACCGTGAGAACGTGGCCGGCACCGTATCTGACCGCAACTACTACTACGACGACAGCGGCAATTTCACCTCCATCGAGGAGAAGCCTGAGGTTGGCCAGGCGGACACGCAGTGCTTCCGGTCGGATCCTCTCGGTCAACTCCGCAGCGCCTGGACGCCCAAGGCCGGGGTGACCTGCCAGACCGATCCGACGGTGGCGAACCTGGGCGGCCCGGCACCGTACTGGCTCGAATGGACGTTCAACAGCACCGCCTCGCGGACGATCGAGACCAGCCACGCTGCCGGCGGCGACACCACCCGCACGTACGCGGTGCCCGTCGGCGGCCAGGACGTCGTACGACCGCACGCCGTCACCGCCATGACGACCGAGGCGCCCGGCCAGAGCGCCGTCGTCACCAACTACACCTACGACGCCACCGGCAACACCACCTGTCGCCCTGCCGGCACCGCCGCCAACAACTGCGGCACCGGGGCCAACAGCCAGACCCTGGGCTGGGACGCCGAGGGCAAGCTCGCCACTGTCTCGGCCGGCGGACAGACCGTCGAGACCAACATCTACGACGCCGACGGCACCCGGATCATCCGCCGCGACAGCAGCGGCACCACCCTCTACCTGCCCGGGCAGGAGATCCGTCGCGAGGGCACCGTCAACACCGGCACCCGCTACTACAGCTTCGCCGGCAACGTCTGCGCCAGCCGCAAGGGCGGCTCGGCGTCGACCGACCTGACCTGGCTCTACCACGATCACCAGGGCACCCAGCAGACAGCGATCAACGCCGGCACCCAGGCCGTCTCCATCCGGCGGCAGACGCCGTACGGGGCACCACGCGGCGCGAACCCCACCTGGGCCAACAACAAGGGATTCGTCGGTGGCGACATCGACCCCACCGGCCTGACCAACGTCGGCGCCCGACAGTACGACCCGATCCTGGGCCGTTTCATCTCCGTCGACCCGGTCCTCATGGCCGACGACCCCGACCAGTACAACGCCTACCAGTACGGCGGGAACAATCCTGTCGACAACGCCGACCCCACCGGCCTTTACCACACCGAGAACAGCGAGGACACGGGTGACCGCGCCTACGTCACCACCACCTCCACCGGGGAGCGATCGACCAAGATCGTCAAGAAGTACGTTCCCCCGGCCTGCGGATCCAGCTGCCAGGCGCAACGTGAGGCGTTCAGGCAGGCAAGCAACGAACGCGCCGAAGCAGCACGCAAACAGCGCGAATGCCAGGCCAGCTTCTGGTGCCGCAGCGGTAAGCGAGCCAAGAGCACCGCTGCCGCTGGCTGGAACTGGGCCAAGGAGAACGCCGATGTTGTGGGCGTGGTCGCTGGTGTCGCTGTCGGCCTCACCTGCACGGTCATCACCGGTGGCAGTGGGGCACTCCTGTGCGGTGCCCTCGGTGGCGCGGTTTCTGGTCTCGTCGCGGGCGGGCTGAAGTGCGCCGGGGGTGACGAGAGTCGTTGTTCAGCGGGCAGTCTGGCTCTCGACACGGGCGCTGGCGCACTTCTTGGGATCGTCGGTGGTGCTGCGGGCACCGCTCTCGGTGGTGCCTTCGGCGGTTTAGTGGGGGGAGGTCTCAGAGGCGTCGCGCCAGGTGCTGGCTCTGCCCTAACTACGCTGGGACGTGGTACGGTCGCCGCCGCGCGACAAGGCTCGCCAGCACTGATCAGCCGAGCGATCGGCGGATCAACCAACAACAACCTCGGCACGTTCTTCAGGGGCAGCGTTCAGCAGTGGTCGGCCGATGCGGCCAAGGCCGGTGGAGGGGTCAAGGGGCATGCGGCGATCGCACTCGGAACCGGCCGGATGGTGCTACAGGGTGCTGTCTCACCGAGTGGTCTGTCAGCTGGAGTCGTCGGGGCCGTCGCTCCAACCACAAGAGATGACGTCGTACAGCTCGTGAACGACGGATACTCCTTCAACCCGATGACGGCGGTGCCGCAGATTGCTGGTGGTTTGCTCGGAGGTGGATTCTGA